The DNA region CCGCTGGATGACTCCCTCCAGGGTGAGCACCAAATTGGTGCCGGTATCCCCATCGGGAACCGGAAAGACGTTGAGCTGATTGATGGCTTCCCGCTGCTGTTCCAGGCAAGAATAAGCTGAGAACACCATCCGCCGAAAGACTTCGCCATCAAGCAATATTGCTCCCTCCACTAACCATGGCTTCAGGCGGGCGCTGGCAAATCATCAACCCAAAAGCCCCGGGCCCAACATGAGTTCCTAGCACTGGACCGGCCACTATTACCGGCACCTCCCGGCCCCCTAGTCGGTCTTGAACCAAACCCTTCAAGGTTAGAGCATTGTCCAAGCCGTCCAGATGTAACACCGCTATCTCATAGCCTTGGTGGTCACCCGGCAGCTCTTCCACCAGCCGCTGCATGGCCCGACTGCGGGTACGGACTTTGTCCAGCACTTCTACCCGCCCGTCAACTAGGTACAAGATGGGCTTAATCTGCAGCAGGCTGCCCAGCAAGGCCTGGGCGCCGCCGATGCGGCCACCCTTATGCAAGTACTCCAAGGTGTCAGGGACAAAAAATAGTCGGGACCGCTGGCATACCCAGTGGACTAGGTCCACGATCTCCCGCCGGGATTTGCCGGCCTGGGCCGCCCGGGCTGCCTGAATAGCGGCAAAGGCCATGGGAGCCGTAGTCAGGCGCGAATCCATGATTTCGATCCGCTCCGGGCCCACCGCATCGGCTGCCGCCTGGGCGCTGGTACAGGTCCCGCTCAAGACCGAACTAATAAGGATGGCTACAATTTCATGCCCCTCTTCGACCAATGGCCGGAATACCTCGGCAAACCGATGAGGCGGAGGTTGAGAGGTGGTAGCTGGTCGAGGGGAAGCCTTGAGCTCACGTAAGAAACTATCTAGATTTTCCAGCCCATCCTCCATTACCAGATGGGGGAAGTGAACCGTCAATGGCACTACATGAAGATGGGGAAACTCCCGTAGCACTTCCTCAGGTAGGTAAGCAGTGGAGTCGGTGACAATATGCACATCAACCATACCCAATCCCATCCTTCCCTGGCGCCGATGGTAGCGGCCTACCTATATTCACAGGATATGCTATTGGCCGCCACAACAACCGTGCTCTATCCACCAGTTGCATGACCTTTTCTACCTGTTCCTCAGAGACGGAAGCCTCTTGGGCGATTTGGCTTCGACTCCAACCCTGCTCCCAGCCCCAAAGGACCTCATCCAGCTGCTCATAGCTGAGGCCAGGAACGGGTTTTTGTCCCAAAGGCTTATCCCTGATAGCCTGGGGCACGCCTATGTACTCGGCCAACTGTAAGACCTGGGTTTTATACAGAGGCAAGAGTGGCGCCAGGTGGCAGGCAGCATCACCATGGACCACATAGGATCCGGTCAAGTATTCGGTCCGATGTACCGTCCCCGCCAAAAGAAAGTTCTTGGCCTCGGCATAGTAGTAGAGCAATACCATTCGCTGCCGGGCCTTTACCCGCTGAAAAGCAGTAGCCTGGGCCGCCAGACCTTGGCTCTGCCTCGGAGATAAAAACGGATTGGCGCCCTTCATCAGGCCTAACCCCTTGGCGAAAAAAGAGTGAATGAGATTCTTTTTCATCAACTTGGCTACCATGGTATCATACAACCCCAGGGCTCTTAAACCCGGCCCCAGATCTACTATCTGGAAATTAACCTTGAGCAGGTGCGCCAATGCCCAAGCCCGCTCTCGACCTTCGGGAGGAGAATCCCGCTCGGGAAGGTACAAGGCCAGT from Clostridia bacterium includes:
- the nadE gene encoding NAD(+) synthase gives rise to the protein MRLTLANPGKVCEIIIDFIRQETMDYGLRGAVVGIGGGVDSALVAYLLVEALGPRRVLALYLPERDSPPEGRERAWALAHLLKVNFQIVDLGPGLRALGLYDTMVAKLMKKNLIHSFFAKGLGLMKGANPFLSPRQSQGLAAQATAFQRVKARQRMVLLYYYAEAKNFLLAGTVHRTEYLTGSYVVHGDAACHLAPLLPLYKTQVLQLAEYIGVPQAIRDKPLGQKPVPGLSYEQLDEVLWGWEQGWSRSQIAQEASVSEEQVEKVMQLVDRARLLWRPIAYPVNIGRPLPSAPGKDGIGYG
- a CDS encoding DegV family protein, with the translated sequence MGMVDVHIVTDSTAYLPEEVLREFPHLHVVPLTVHFPHLVMEDGLENLDSFLRELKASPRPATTSQPPPHRFAEVFRPLVEEGHEIVAILISSVLSGTCTSAQAAADAVGPERIEIMDSRLTTAPMAFAAIQAARAAQAGKSRREIVDLVHWVCQRSRLFFVPDTLEYLHKGGRIGGAQALLGSLLQIKPILYLVDGRVEVLDKVRTRSRAMQRLVEELPGDHQGYEIAVLHLDGLDNALTLKGLVQDRLGGREVPVIVAGPVLGTHVGPGAFGLMICQRPPEAMVSGGSNIA